A genomic stretch from Phycisphaerae bacterium includes:
- the rsmH gene encoding 16S rRNA (cytosine(1402)-N(4))-methyltransferase RsmH, whose amino-acid sequence MNIGSVVSEIDHLPVMADEIVAALVRPEVEVFVDATLGLGGHTRRVLELSPRIRVIGLDVDPVNLAAAENSLAEFAARITLQRANFAELEEVLHALGTPHVGGILADLGVSSNQIAGPAKGLSFDVDGPLDMRLDDRLRTTAADLVNGLSEGELADLLYFQSQESGSRRISKRICQARRHGRIQSTVQLARLVASALGQDPDARRGRIHPATRTFMALRMAVNQELDSLRQFLAQAPGVLQPGGRLAVISFHSGEDRIVKEDFRRRANEGVYQLLTKKPMTARADEKERNPRSRSAKLRVVEKRRDT is encoded by the coding sequence TTGAATATCGGATCTGTTGTGTCTGAAATCGACCATCTGCCCGTCATGGCGGATGAGATCGTCGCCGCGCTGGTTCGGCCGGAAGTAGAAGTTTTCGTGGATGCCACTCTGGGCCTGGGGGGGCATACTCGGCGGGTTTTGGAGTTGTCGCCCCGAATTCGCGTCATTGGGCTCGACGTCGATCCGGTCAACCTCGCTGCGGCAGAGAATTCCCTGGCCGAGTTTGCTGCTCGCATTACGCTGCAGAGGGCCAATTTCGCGGAATTGGAGGAGGTCCTCCATGCACTTGGAACCCCCCACGTGGGGGGGATTCTTGCGGACCTGGGGGTTAGTAGCAATCAAATCGCCGGCCCCGCCAAGGGACTCAGCTTCGATGTGGACGGTCCGTTGGATATGCGGCTGGATGATCGGCTGAGGACGACCGCGGCGGACCTCGTCAACGGGCTTTCCGAGGGTGAATTGGCCGATTTACTTTACTTTCAGAGCCAGGAATCGGGAAGCCGAAGAATCTCTAAGCGGATCTGCCAGGCCCGCCGGCACGGGCGCATCCAAAGTACGGTCCAACTTGCGCGGCTGGTGGCGTCGGCCCTCGGCCAGGACCCGGACGCGCGCCGCGGCCGCATCCACCCGGCGACCCGCACGTTCATGGCCCTGCGTATGGCGGTCAATCAGGAGTTGGATTCGCTGCGTCAGTTTCTGGCGCAGGCGCCCGGCGTCCTGCAACCGGGCGGGCGGTTGGCGGTGATCAGCTTCCACAGTGGAGAGGACCGGATCGTGAAGGAGGACTTCCGCCGCAGGGCGAACGAGGGCGTTTATCAGTTGTTGACGAAGAAGCCCATGACCGCAAGGGCTGACGAGAAGGAACGGAACCCGCGAAGCCGCTCGGCGAAGCTGCGGGTGGTTGAAAAGCGCCGGGACACTTGA
- a CDS encoding LysM peptidoglycan-binding domain-containing protein: MTKETKIGLLVGLAFIILFAIILSEKGTPQRSTASFTVADGSKPASPLGGSEQPLGSAGRLQVTSQLPPIVQPKPQQVTIAPPSAPVAMSEELVTQAAPKKDESIAPLPEAVVKALNSIPIKDESRGKSDGGALEPQSAPKSVITTPSLASAEKANAEPAITPPASTTEMASVAPTSPPAPKPTPEKPPVIRTVHTVQSGESLGKIAAKYYGRSTPARIEAIFKANRDRLKATHQVKAEQKLDIPDLGEANSAFEPVTVFSMSDFSAVKAPPSTSDAIRIPIPIRESAATAGPGLRKLDTQAPTIQTASVTTASKKNKSADASYQWYEVRPKDTLSRIARKMLGSEKHTSELFKLNKDRMANKNSLKPGMKLRIPVKSAAMLEPQTAVSSSGFEGAD; encoded by the coding sequence ATGACCAAGGAAACCAAGATCGGTCTGCTGGTCGGTCTCGCATTCATCATCCTTTTTGCCATTATCCTCTCGGAGAAAGGCACGCCGCAGCGAAGCACGGCTTCGTTCACCGTGGCCGACGGTTCCAAGCCCGCGTCACCTCTCGGGGGATCGGAACAACCGCTCGGCAGCGCGGGCCGGCTGCAGGTGACCTCTCAGCTCCCGCCGATTGTTCAGCCGAAGCCGCAACAGGTCACGATCGCGCCGCCCTCTGCCCCGGTCGCGATGAGTGAAGAGCTTGTCACCCAAGCGGCGCCGAAGAAGGATGAGTCGATCGCGCCGCTTCCCGAGGCCGTCGTAAAGGCCCTGAATAGCATTCCCATCAAGGACGAATCACGCGGGAAGTCCGATGGCGGGGCGTTGGAACCCCAATCCGCGCCGAAGTCCGTTATCACCACGCCATCGCTTGCGTCCGCGGAAAAGGCGAATGCAGAACCGGCGATCACGCCGCCTGCGTCCACCACCGAGATGGCCTCCGTAGCGCCGACTTCGCCACCGGCCCCCAAGCCCACGCCGGAAAAGCCTCCGGTGATCCGAACGGTCCACACCGTTCAGTCCGGCGAGAGTCTCGGCAAGATCGCAGCGAAGTATTACGGGCGCTCGACTCCCGCGCGGATAGAGGCGATCTTCAAAGCGAATCGCGATCGGTTGAAGGCCACCCACCAGGTCAAGGCCGAGCAAAAGCTGGACATCCCCGATCTCGGTGAGGCGAACTCCGCGTTCGAGCCCGTTACGGTATTTTCGATGTCGGATTTCAGCGCGGTGAAGGCGCCGCCGTCGACGTCGGACGCGATCCGCATTCCTATTCCCATTCGAGAGTCGGCGGCCACGGCCGGACCGGGCCTCCGAAAGCTCGACACGCAGGCTCCCACTATCCAAACCGCCTCGGTGACGACCGCATCGAAAAAGAACAAGTCGGCGGATGCGTCGTATCAGTGGTACGAAGTCCGGCCGAAGGACACGCTTAGCAGAATCGCCCGAAAAATGCTCGGCAGCGAAAAGCACACGAGCGAACTATTCAAGCTGAACAAGGACCGCATGGCGAACAAGAACAGCCTGAAACCCGGAATGAAGCTGCGAATCCCCGTGAAATCGGCGGCGATGCTCGAACCGCAAACGGCGGTCTCGTCGAGCGGGTTTGAAGGTGCCGATTAG
- a CDS encoding penicillin-binding protein 2, with the protein MDALRSRRSNLAGQALIALVLVALVGLAGRLVYINSYQGSALLARAERQQRSTIPLKHRRGLIVDCCGRLISGTMLQKSVFADPKVIPDKAIAAQKVSEILGIPAEEIAPDLLSAEEERFFVIRRGVSEDQARRISEEGLYGLGVFDEPYRTYPMNSLAAALIGFVAPDGHGVSGLEHQCNAWLTGSNGIKSIIRDARRKAFWLAEGGYRPPRDGFHLILTIDAEIQATVERELAVSVEKYHAESGVAIVMHPKTGAILAMANVPGFDPNRYSDYGANRYRNRAITDPFEPGSTFKPFIAAAALAEKVVRLGEGFDCENGAWTDGVRTLHDHHPYGLLSFEDVVIKSSNVGMAKIGKRLGNKKLYDYVKAFGFGRKTGIDLEGEDPGILQSFNRWGPFSTTSIPIGQEIGATPLQMARAFCAFANGGLLVQPYVVRAVVTPDGRLVSDFSNPPSEGRALPEAVANTMRDRILCGVVEQGTGSKSRLAHYQVFGKTGTAQIARKGGGGYEPDAYVGSFVAAAPAADPQLVVFVGISRPKKSIGYYGGTVAAPVVKEILTHALAYLQIPPDRADAPTPTITALGEDHD; encoded by the coding sequence ATGGATGCCTTGCGGTCGCGCCGTTCAAATCTCGCCGGCCAAGCGTTGATCGCGCTGGTCCTCGTCGCCTTGGTCGGCCTGGCGGGCCGCTTGGTCTATATCAACTCTTATCAGGGCTCGGCACTGCTGGCCCGGGCAGAACGTCAGCAGCGTTCGACCATACCTCTCAAGCATCGGCGCGGCCTGATCGTGGATTGCTGCGGCCGCCTTATCTCCGGGACGATGCTCCAGAAGAGCGTCTTTGCCGATCCGAAGGTGATCCCCGACAAGGCGATTGCGGCACAAAAGGTCTCTGAAATCCTCGGCATCCCCGCGGAGGAGATCGCTCCGGACCTGCTTTCGGCGGAAGAGGAGCGGTTCTTCGTCATTCGTCGCGGGGTGTCGGAGGACCAGGCCCGCCGAATCAGCGAGGAGGGGCTTTATGGCCTGGGCGTCTTTGACGAGCCGTATCGCACCTATCCGATGAACTCGCTGGCGGCCGCCCTGATTGGCTTCGTCGCGCCCGACGGCCACGGCGTCAGCGGTCTTGAACATCAGTGCAACGCGTGGCTGACCGGCTCCAATGGCATCAAATCGATTATTCGCGATGCGCGGCGCAAGGCTTTTTGGCTGGCGGAGGGAGGATACCGACCGCCGCGCGACGGTTTCCATCTGATCCTGACCATCGATGCCGAAATACAGGCGACGGTGGAGCGGGAGCTGGCCGTTTCCGTGGAGAAATACCACGCGGAAAGCGGTGTGGCGATTGTGATGCATCCCAAGACCGGCGCGATCCTGGCGATGGCCAACGTTCCGGGCTTCGACCCCAATCGCTACAGCGATTACGGGGCCAATCGGTATCGCAATCGGGCCATCACGGACCCGTTTGAGCCGGGCAGCACGTTTAAGCCGTTTATCGCCGCGGCGGCGCTGGCGGAAAAGGTGGTGCGTCTGGGCGAAGGATTTGATTGCGAGAATGGCGCGTGGACGGACGGCGTTCGCACGCTGCACGATCACCACCCCTACGGACTGCTCAGTTTTGAAGATGTCGTCATCAAGTCCAGCAACGTCGGGATGGCCAAGATCGGGAAGCGTCTCGGCAACAAGAAACTCTACGATTATGTCAAAGCTTTTGGGTTTGGCCGCAAGACCGGCATCGATCTGGAGGGAGAGGACCCGGGCATTCTGCAATCGTTCAATCGCTGGGGACCGTTCTCGACGACGAGTATTCCGATCGGCCAGGAGATCGGCGCGACGCCGTTGCAGATGGCGAGGGCGTTCTGTGCCTTTGCCAACGGCGGGCTTTTGGTGCAGCCCTACGTCGTCCGGGCGGTGGTGACGCCGGACGGGCGGCTGGTGAGCGACTTTTCCAATCCGCCGTCGGAAGGCCGGGCCCTGCCGGAAGCCGTAGCCAACACGATGAGGGACCGGATTCTCTGCGGCGTCGTGGAACAGGGTACGGGCAGCAAATCCCGGCTGGCCCATTACCAGGTATTCGGCAAGACCGGGACGGCGCAGATCGCCCGCAAGGGTGGCGGCGGTTACGAGCCGGACGCCTATGTCGGATCGTTTGTCGCCGCCGCGCCGGCCGCCGATCCGCAACTGGTGGTTTTCGTGGGCATCTCCCGCCCCAAGAAGAGCATTGGCTATTACGGCGGCACGGTCGCCGCGCCGGTCGTGAAGGAAATCTTGACGCACGCGTTGGCGTATTTGCAGATTCCGCCCGACCGGGCGGATGCACCGACGCCGACGATTACGGCGCTGGGAGAGGATCACGATTAG
- a CDS encoding UDP-N-acetylmuramoyl-L-alanyl-D-glutamate--2,6-diaminopimelate ligase: MLRLESVVRGRIAPRNGLRFGRGDGSMIQLSTLIEKSIGACELPRDTGSLVVTGVCEDSRHVSAGSVFVAVAGAKADGAAFVQDALSRGAIAIVAAREARVEASCPVIRVADPREALASLAAVYHGLSADGGLCTIGVTGTNGKSTVTYMIRSLLRTAGFRPALLGTIEYDLVGRRVTSSLTTPDAVTLTKHLVEAKQAGASHAVMEVSSHSLQQRRVDGINFGVAVFTNLTQDHLDYHGTLEEYRVAKRRLFDRLSPDTTAIINADDPVGGSMVENCRARVIRFGIDQPAEVRGKVLGEDRRGGRFLLHYRDEAVEVRTPLVGRHNISNALAAASVGLALGLDLQAIRGGIESLDRVPGRLERVDTAELGFDIFVDYAHTDDALRNVLRSLRPLTGGRLWCVFGCGGDRDRLKRPLMARAVAEGADAFVITSDNPRTEDPYRILADIERGLSAEAQGRGVTIPDRARAIQHAIDELNEGDTLVIAGKGHEDYQILATGKIHFDDGEVARAALARRGAPACAR; this comes from the coding sequence ATGCTCCGACTCGAGTCGGTGGTCCGTGGACGGATCGCCCCGCGGAATGGACTTCGCTTCGGGAGGGGCGACGGATCGATGATCCAGCTCTCGACATTAATTGAGAAATCCATTGGAGCGTGCGAGCTGCCGCGCGATACCGGTTCGCTGGTTGTGACCGGCGTGTGTGAAGATTCGCGCCACGTCAGTGCGGGAAGCGTTTTTGTCGCCGTCGCCGGCGCGAAGGCCGACGGCGCGGCGTTTGTCCAGGACGCGCTTAGCCGAGGGGCGATTGCGATCGTGGCCGCCCGCGAGGCAAGGGTAGAGGCATCCTGCCCCGTGATTCGCGTCGCTGATCCGCGCGAGGCGCTCGCGAGTCTGGCCGCGGTCTATCACGGTCTGAGCGCCGACGGGGGCCTTTGCACTATCGGTGTAACGGGGACGAACGGCAAAAGCACTGTCACGTACATGATCCGGTCGCTGCTCCGTACGGCGGGTTTCCGGCCGGCGCTATTGGGGACGATTGAATACGATCTGGTTGGCCGGCGTGTGACGTCGAGTTTGACGACGCCGGATGCCGTGACGCTGACGAAGCATCTAGTCGAAGCGAAGCAGGCTGGCGCATCCCATGCCGTGATGGAGGTGTCGTCGCACAGCCTTCAGCAGCGCCGCGTGGACGGTATAAACTTTGGCGTCGCGGTCTTCACCAACCTGACGCAGGACCATCTCGATTATCACGGCACCCTGGAGGAATACCGGGTCGCCAAGCGGCGTCTTTTCGATCGCCTGTCGCCCGACACAACTGCAATTATCAATGCGGACGATCCCGTCGGCGGGAGCATGGTGGAGAATTGCCGCGCCCGTGTGATCCGCTTCGGCATCGATCAGCCGGCGGAGGTACGCGGGAAGGTGCTGGGTGAGGATCGTCGGGGCGGGCGATTCCTCCTGCACTACCGCGATGAAGCGGTCGAAGTCCGCACGCCGTTGGTCGGCCGCCACAATATCAGCAATGCGCTGGCCGCCGCGTCCGTTGGATTGGCGCTCGGGCTGGATTTACAGGCGATTCGCGGCGGGATCGAATCGCTCGACCGCGTGCCGGGGCGGCTGGAGCGAGTGGATACTGCGGAATTGGGTTTCGACATCTTCGTGGATTACGCACACACGGACGACGCTTTGCGAAATGTCCTCCGCTCGCTGCGACCGCTGACGGGCGGGCGGCTGTGGTGTGTGTTCGGATGCGGTGGGGATCGGGACCGCTTAAAGCGACCGTTGATGGCGCGGGCCGTCGCCGAGGGGGCCGATGCGTTCGTGATTACCAGCGACAATCCGCGGACCGAAGATCCTTACAGGATTCTGGCCGACATCGAGCGGGGACTATCGGCAGAGGCCCAGGGGCGCGGCGTGACGATCCCGGACCGCGCCAGGGCCATCCAGCACGCCATCGACGAATTGAACGAGGGCGACACGCTGGTCATCGCGGGCAAGGGGCACGAAGATTATCAGATTCTGGCCACGGGGAAGATTCACTTTGACGATGGCGAGGTTGCCCGCGCGGCGCTCGCGCGGAGGGGGGCTCCGGCATGCGCCCGCTAA